A single region of the Undibacterium piscinae genome encodes:
- a CDS encoding sel1 repeat family protein, translated as MIEKYRNKAKFVAGLWLLSLPLLAVVVAFAKHGQRRSIVWAILCSTLMLLSACALYLRSKGRSTLWLLLLLLLPFSVFVPIVYWRLEDRSISGNEIKANADFAKGLEATKIGDFATAIQEWQALANRGYVDAQTGLAVIYANGHGVPQDYKEAVRLYRLAANQGNAFAQTSLGAMYENGHGVIEDYKEAARFFSLAANQGHAEAHKNLGVMYASGRGISMDANEAARQFSLAVAQGNSDAQAYLGAMYERGLGVAQDHGEAARLYRQAADKGNALAQDSLGRLYESGEGVVQDYKEAAALFRLAADQGDDNALTNLARMHFIGQGVDQSNEEALRLNRLALGNSFALYHLGLQYSMGRGVSDI; from the coding sequence GTGATCGAGAAATATCGAAATAAAGCTAAATTTGTCGCCGGGTTGTGGCTCTTGTCGTTACCACTCCTGGCTGTCGTAGTGGCATTTGCAAAGCACGGACAAAGAAGAAGCATTGTATGGGCTATCTTGTGTAGTACTTTGATGCTCTTGTCTGCATGCGCTCTTTACCTACGGTCGAAAGGGCGGTCAACTTTGTGGCTGCTTCTGCTTTTGCTGCTGCCGTTTTCTGTCTTCGTGCCAATCGTCTACTGGCGCCTTGAAGACCGAAGTATTTCAGGCAACGAAATCAAAGCAAATGCAGATTTTGCCAAAGGTCTGGAAGCAACCAAGATAGGCGACTTCGCCACAGCAATACAGGAGTGGCAAGCACTTGCAAATCGAGGTTATGTGGATGCGCAGACCGGCCTTGCTGTGATATATGCCAATGGGCATGGCGTACCTCAGGACTACAAAGAAGCAGTTCGGCTTTACCGCCTGGCCGCAAATCAAGGCAATGCCTTCGCGCAGACCAGCCTAGGTGCAATGTACGAAAATGGCCATGGAGTTATAGAAGACTATAAGGAGGCCGCTCGATTCTTCAGTCTCGCCGCCAACCAAGGCCATGCTGAAGCCCACAAAAACCTCGGTGTAATGTACGCAAGTGGCAGAGGTATATCTATGGATGCCAACGAAGCTGCCCGCCAATTCAGCTTGGCCGTAGCTCAAGGCAATAGCGACGCCCAAGCCTACCTCGGTGCCATGTATGAGCGAGGCTTAGGTGTAGCGCAGGATCACGGGGAAGCAGCTCGTCTTTACCGTCAGGCAGCAGACAAGGGCAATGCGCTAGCTCAGGATAGTCTTGGGCGGTTGTATGAAAGTGGCGAAGGCGTAGTACAAGACTACAAAGAGGCTGCTGCACTGTTCCGTCTTGCCGCCGATCAAGGTGATGACAATGCCCTGACTAACCTTGCAAGGATGCACTTCATCGGCCAAGGCGTAGACCAAAGCAATGAGGAAGCACTTCGCCTAAACCGATTGGCTCTAGGCAATTCATTCGCCCTTTACCACCTTGGATTGCAATACTCCATGGGACGAGGAGTAAGCGATATATAG
- the clpP gene encoding ATP-dependent Clp endopeptidase proteolytic subunit ClpP: MTGIIRNSALETNMLGMVPMVVEQSGRGERSYDIYSRLLKERVIFLVGPVNDHAANLIVAQLLFLESENPDKDISFYINSPGGSVSAGMAIFDTMQFIKPDVSTLCTGLAASMGAFLLAAGAKGKRFSLPNSRIMIHQPSGGAQGQATDIEIQAREILYLRERLNGILAEKTGQTIEQIAKDTERDNFMSADAAAEYGLIDKVLTHRS, encoded by the coding sequence ATGACAGGTATCATCCGTAATTCCGCACTTGAAACCAACATGCTAGGCATGGTGCCGATGGTTGTGGAGCAAAGTGGACGTGGCGAGCGTTCTTACGATATCTACTCTCGTTTGTTGAAAGAGCGTGTGATTTTTTTGGTTGGTCCTGTAAATGACCACGCTGCAAACTTGATCGTTGCCCAGTTGTTGTTTTTGGAGAGTGAAAATCCTGATAAGGATATTTCCTTTTACATCAACTCTCCTGGTGGTTCGGTGTCGGCGGGTATGGCTATTTTTGATACGATGCAATTTATCAAACCTGATGTGTCTACTTTGTGCACGGGTTTGGCTGCTTCAATGGGGGCGTTCCTGTTGGCTGCAGGTGCTAAAGGCAAGCGTTTTTCTTTGCCTAATTCACGTATCATGATTCACCAACCTTCTGGCGGCGCGCAAGGTCAGGCTACCGATATAGAAATTCAAGCCCGCGAAATTTTGTATTTGCGCGAACGCTTAAATGGCATATTGGCTGAAAAAACTGGCCAGACCATAGAGCAGATCGCCAAAGATACTGAACGGGATAATTTTATGTCTGCCGATGCTGCTGCAGAATATGGTTTGATCGACAAAGTTCTGACTCATCGTTCTTGA
- a CDS encoding trigger factor, producing MATAVETLDKLERRLTISFPVTEVQTEVEKRLKVRARTAKAPGFRPGKVPMKMVAAQYGYQLETEVLNDKVGQAFSAAANENKLRVAGYPRIEPKSGDAVAEGTLAFEATFEVYPEFTVGDLSAAEVEQVKTEVSDAEIDKTIDILRKQRVHYHVKGEQGEHGDGGADLSAQTGDRATLDFVGTLDGVEFAGGKAEGFAFVLGEGRMLPEFEAATIGLTVGSSKTFPLSFPEDYHGKDVAGKTAEFTITLKQLEWAHLPEVDSEFAKTLGVEDGDLVKMRTDIKENLEREVKGRVKAKTKDSVMDTLVKAVEFDVPKSLVEQDGQRLAEMTRQDMAQRGMNVKDVPFPPELFTAQAERRVRLGLILAELVKSNNLQATAEQIKAQVEDFAQSYEDPQQVVKYYFSDRSRLAEVEALVLEENVVTYVLGKSKVTEKILPFDELMGNNQA from the coding sequence ATGGCAACTGCAGTCGAAACTTTAGATAAATTGGAACGCCGCCTTACTATCTCTTTCCCAGTTACAGAAGTGCAAACTGAAGTGGAAAAGCGTTTGAAAGTGCGTGCGCGTACCGCGAAGGCACCTGGTTTCCGTCCTGGAAAAGTGCCAATGAAGATGGTTGCCGCTCAATACGGTTATCAACTTGAAACTGAAGTGTTGAACGACAAAGTTGGTCAGGCGTTCAGCGCTGCCGCCAATGAGAATAAACTGCGTGTAGCAGGTTATCCGCGTATCGAGCCTAAATCAGGCGACGCTGTAGCTGAAGGCACTTTGGCTTTTGAAGCTACATTCGAAGTTTACCCGGAATTTACCGTTGGCGATCTGTCTGCTGCTGAAGTTGAGCAAGTTAAGACGGAAGTGTCCGATGCTGAAATCGATAAGACTATTGATATTCTGCGTAAACAACGCGTGCATTACCATGTAAAAGGTGAGCAAGGCGAGCACGGTGATGGCGGTGCAGATTTGTCCGCTCAAACTGGTGATCGCGCTACGCTGGATTTCGTCGGTACTCTTGATGGTGTGGAATTTGCCGGTGGTAAAGCTGAAGGCTTCGCTTTTGTATTGGGCGAAGGTCGCATGTTGCCGGAATTCGAAGCTGCCACAATCGGTTTGACTGTTGGTTCCAGCAAGACTTTCCCGTTGTCGTTCCCTGAGGATTATCACGGCAAGGATGTCGCTGGTAAGACTGCAGAATTCACGATCACATTGAAGCAGTTGGAATGGGCACATTTGCCGGAAGTTGATTCTGAATTCGCTAAAACTTTGGGCGTTGAAGATGGCGACCTGGTCAAGATGCGTACCGATATCAAGGAAAATCTGGAGCGTGAAGTTAAAGGTCGCGTCAAGGCGAAGACTAAAGACAGCGTGATGGATACTCTGGTTAAGGCCGTTGAATTTGATGTGCCTAAATCATTGGTTGAGCAAGATGGTCAGCGTCTGGCCGAAATGACTCGCCAGGATATGGCTCAGCGTGGCATGAATGTTAAAGATGTTCCATTCCCGCCAGAATTGTTTACCGCTCAAGCGGAACGTCGCGTGCGTTTAGGTTTGATTTTGGCTGAATTGGTCAAGTCAAACAACTTGCAGGCAACTGCCGAGCAAATCAAGGCACAAGTTGAAGATTTCGCGCAAAGTTACGAAGATCCTCAGCAAGTTGTTAAGTATTATTTCAGCGACCGTAGCCGTTTAGCTGAAGTCGAAGCCCTTGTGTTAGAGGAAAACGTCGTTACTTATGTACTTGGTAAATCGAAAGTAACAGAAAAAATTCTGCCTTTCGATGAGTTGATGGGTAATAACCAAGCGTAA
- the hpnC gene encoding squalene synthase HpnC, whose amino-acid sequence MSVDHYENFPVASVLMPAHLKPAVVGIYAFARTADDIADEGNDAAEQRLASLRAYEDELDKVRREIVSEMPLFQNLRIIIQKHQLPTSPFYALLSAFKQDVITTRYQNFADLLDYCNRSANPVGEIMLHLYRAASPENMRDSNAICSALQLINFWQDVAIDWQKQRIYLPQEDLLAFGIEEQQIADGRADLAWQKLMLFQTDRARRMLISGSPLCKRLPGRIGWELRFVVQGGLRILERLDQIKGDIFTQRPKLGKFDWLVILGRGIRM is encoded by the coding sequence ATGTCCGTAGACCATTACGAAAATTTCCCTGTCGCCTCGGTGTTGATGCCCGCACATTTAAAACCTGCTGTCGTCGGCATCTATGCATTTGCCAGAACCGCAGATGATATTGCGGATGAAGGAAATGACGCTGCAGAGCAAAGGCTGGCGTCACTACGAGCATACGAAGATGAACTAGACAAGGTAAGACGCGAGATCGTCAGCGAGATGCCACTATTTCAAAATTTACGGATCATTATTCAGAAACACCAGCTACCGACTTCGCCTTTCTATGCTTTACTTTCGGCCTTCAAACAAGACGTAATAACAACACGCTATCAAAATTTTGCTGATCTGCTCGATTACTGCAATCGCTCAGCCAATCCGGTCGGCGAAATTATGCTGCACCTCTACCGCGCGGCATCCCCCGAAAACATGAGGGATTCAAACGCGATTTGCTCTGCATTGCAGTTGATTAATTTTTGGCAAGATGTAGCAATCGACTGGCAAAAACAACGCATTTATTTGCCGCAAGAAGATTTACTGGCGTTTGGCATTGAGGAGCAACAAATAGCGGATGGCCGAGCTGACCTCGCATGGCAAAAACTAATGCTTTTTCAAACTGACCGGGCCCGCCGCATGCTCATTAGCGGCAGCCCCTTATGCAAACGCCTGCCCGGTCGTATCGGCTGGGAATTGCGCTTTGTGGTTCAAGGTGGCTTACGCATCCTGGAGCGACTAGATCAAATCAAGGGTGACATATTCACGCAAAGGCCAAAACTGGGAAAATTTGATTGGTTGGTAATTCTTGGTCGCGGAATCAGGATGTAA
- a CDS encoding FAD-dependent oxidoreductase, giving the protein MANTSGGKKIAVIGAGWAGCSAAATLAKHGHQVTLIEAARTLGGRARRVDLHDYALDNGQHILLGAYSATLALIKTLGINTSTALLRLPLQMCYPASGSGSGMHFVAPKLPAPLHLLVALIKAKGLDREDKLSLARFSTTARWMGWQLHQDCSVSELLQRFDQTEKLCRLMWIPLCIAALNTPPETASAQVFLNVLRDSLGANRTASDMLIPRVDLSGLLPEAAASYISNWQATVREQGIVGLTCSSAQNDPRAYRRSSVDYKAVCQLPSSAANRFRRSATRSLLWSTPMADEVHPCKVSSGHCHHLEGGKRNSAAASL; this is encoded by the coding sequence GTGGCTAACACTAGCGGAGGCAAGAAAATTGCCGTGATCGGCGCCGGTTGGGCCGGTTGCAGCGCTGCAGCTACGTTGGCAAAGCATGGTCATCAAGTGACACTGATAGAGGCGGCACGCACTTTGGGGGGGCGTGCCAGACGCGTAGACCTGCATGACTACGCGCTCGATAACGGCCAACATATTTTGCTCGGCGCTTATAGCGCGACACTTGCCCTCATCAAAACACTGGGCATCAACACCAGCACCGCCCTACTGCGCCTGCCGCTGCAGATGTGCTATCCGGCAAGCGGTAGCGGTAGCGGCATGCACTTTGTCGCCCCCAAACTTCCCGCCCCTCTGCATTTGCTAGTCGCCTTAATAAAAGCAAAAGGCCTGGACCGCGAAGACAAGCTATCGCTGGCCAGGTTTTCTACCACCGCGCGCTGGATGGGTTGGCAACTCCATCAGGATTGCAGCGTCAGCGAACTATTGCAACGTTTTGATCAGACCGAGAAACTTTGCCGGCTGATGTGGATTCCGCTTTGCATCGCCGCCTTGAACACACCGCCGGAAACCGCCTCGGCACAAGTTTTCCTCAACGTCTTGCGCGACAGCCTGGGCGCCAATCGCACCGCCTCCGACATGTTAATTCCACGCGTGGACTTATCCGGATTACTGCCGGAGGCTGCAGCCAGCTATATTAGCAACTGGCAGGCAACAGTTCGAGAGCAAGGTATCGTCGGCTTGACCTGCTCCTCGGCACAGAATGACCCCAGAGCATATCGCAGGTCATCGGTGGACTACAAGGCGGTTTGCCAATTGCCTAGTTCAGCTGCCAATCGGTTTAGGCGAAGTGCTACCCGCTCATTGCTTTGGTCTACGCCTATGGCCGATGAAGTGCATCCTTGCAAGGTTAGTTCAGGGCATTGTCATCACCTTGAAGGCGGCAAACGGAACAGTGCAGCAGCCTCTTTGTAG
- a CDS encoding efflux RND transporter permease subunit, with the protein MSDSSRGFNLSRWALEHIPLTRYLIVALLLGGIFSYARLGQDEDPPFTFRAMVVRAVWPGATALQMAEQVTDKLEKKLQEVPNIDKIRSYSKPGETLIILQVRESTSPKDTTQSWYQTRKKIGDIRPTLPAGVQGPFFNDEFGDTYGSIFALSGDGFTYEQVKEYADFVRQEFLRIPSVSKVELFGVQDEKINIEFSQKKFSQLGVPFDAIVGQINSQNTVESTGVLTTATDNLQVRVSGALIGVKDLENLRLRANGNTFRLGDFATVKREYKNPPQDKMRFNGKEVIGLGISMDKGGNIIDLGKNLQVSMAALKAKLPVGIQIERVSDQPKMVASSVGEFVNTLIEAVVIVLAVSFLALGLHTKPFRLDIRPGLVVGLTIPLVLAVTFLFMRFLDIDLHKISLGALIIALGLLVDDAIIAVEMMVRKMEEGFSRFDAATFAYTSTAMPMLTGTLITAAGFLPIGLAKSSAGEYTFSMFSVNTLALIISWLVAVLFTPYLGYLLLKVKPSSSADGHHELFDTPFYNRFRSMVSWCVEWRKTTIAITLAIFGLGVFGFKFIEQQFFPDSSRPELMVELWLPEGSSFAATELQAKKFEAFIQKQSGIESVTTYVGTGSPRFYLPLDQIFPQTNVSQIVVLPKDLKAREELRLKIIQAFKTDFPEVRGRVKLLPNGPPVPYPVQFRVTGLEVSKVREIADQVKAVMRDNPNTVGVNDNWNESVKVIRIDMDQDKLRALGVTSQSVMRAANTILTGTTVGQFRDGNKLIDIVVRQPVDERSTVAALGGANIPTSGGKSVPLSQLARIKLVWEPGVVWREGREWAVTVQSDVVDGIQGPTVSSQISPKLDLIRAGLLPGYKIELAGAAADSGKAQAAIAAIFPLVIFIIFTLLMLQLHSFSRALLVFLTGPLGIAGAAAALLIFQRPFGFVSLLGVIALFGMIIRNSIILIDQIEQDIQAGSAVWDAIVEATVRRCRPIILTAAAAVLAMIPLSRSVFWGPMAVAIMGGLIIATALTLLFLPALYAAWFRVKRPA; encoded by the coding sequence ATGAGCGATTCGTCCCGTGGGTTTAATTTGTCGCGCTGGGCGCTGGAACATATACCGCTAACACGCTACCTCATTGTAGCCTTGTTACTGGGCGGAATATTTAGTTACGCCAGATTGGGGCAGGATGAAGATCCTCCGTTTACTTTCCGGGCAATGGTGGTGCGTGCGGTGTGGCCAGGCGCAACTGCCTTGCAGATGGCGGAGCAGGTAACGGATAAGCTAGAAAAGAAATTGCAGGAAGTGCCGAATATAGACAAGATTCGCAGCTATTCCAAGCCCGGCGAAACCCTGATTATTCTGCAGGTGCGCGAGTCAACCTCGCCGAAAGACACGACCCAGTCGTGGTATCAGACACGTAAGAAAATTGGTGATATCAGGCCTACTTTGCCAGCGGGCGTGCAAGGTCCTTTTTTCAATGACGAGTTTGGCGATACGTATGGCTCTATCTTTGCATTGTCAGGCGATGGTTTTACTTATGAGCAGGTGAAGGAATATGCTGACTTTGTTCGTCAGGAATTTTTGCGCATTCCTTCGGTTTCTAAGGTGGAATTGTTTGGTGTGCAGGACGAGAAAATCAATATTGAATTTTCGCAAAAAAAGTTCTCGCAGCTTGGTGTTCCGTTTGATGCCATCGTAGGGCAAATCAACTCTCAAAATACGGTTGAATCTACCGGTGTCTTGACAACCGCCACTGATAACCTGCAAGTGCGCGTTTCCGGTGCTTTGATTGGTGTCAAGGACTTGGAAAATTTGCGATTGCGTGCCAACGGAAACACTTTTCGCTTGGGCGATTTTGCGACAGTCAAGCGGGAATATAAAAATCCGCCGCAAGATAAGATGCGTTTCAATGGCAAAGAGGTGATAGGGCTTGGCATTTCCATGGACAAGGGTGGCAACATCATTGATCTGGGTAAGAATTTACAAGTTTCCATGGCGGCGCTCAAGGCGAAGTTGCCGGTCGGAATACAGATAGAACGTGTGTCCGACCAGCCAAAAATGGTCGCTTCTTCAGTGGGTGAATTTGTTAATACCTTGATAGAGGCGGTAGTGATTGTGCTCGCCGTCAGTTTCCTGGCCTTGGGCTTGCATACCAAACCATTTCGCCTCGATATCCGCCCGGGACTGGTGGTTGGCCTGACGATACCGCTGGTGTTGGCCGTGACTTTCCTTTTCATGCGCTTTCTGGATATTGATCTGCATAAGATTTCATTGGGGGCCTTGATCATCGCTTTGGGTTTGCTGGTTGACGACGCCATCATTGCGGTTGAAATGATGGTGCGCAAGATGGAGGAGGGCTTCTCACGGTTTGATGCGGCCACATTCGCCTACACATCGACGGCGATGCCTATGCTGACCGGCACCCTGATTACCGCTGCGGGTTTCTTACCTATAGGCCTGGCGAAATCATCGGCCGGGGAATACACCTTTTCGATGTTTTCGGTAAATACCCTTGCATTGATCATTTCCTGGTTGGTTGCCGTATTATTTACTCCATATCTGGGTTATTTGTTGCTGAAAGTAAAGCCGTCTTCATCCGCCGATGGTCACCATGAGCTATTTGACACTCCGTTTTACAATAGATTTCGATCTATGGTTAGTTGGTGCGTTGAATGGCGCAAGACCACCATTGCGATCACGCTGGCAATTTTTGGCTTGGGCGTGTTTGGCTTTAAGTTTATTGAGCAACAATTTTTCCCTGACTCCAGTCGTCCTGAATTGATGGTGGAGTTGTGGTTGCCGGAAGGTTCCTCATTTGCTGCCACCGAATTGCAGGCGAAAAAATTTGAAGCGTTTATTCAAAAGCAGAGTGGTATCGAGAGCGTGACCACGTATGTCGGTACCGGTAGCCCACGTTTTTATTTGCCGCTGGATCAGATTTTTCCGCAAACCAATGTCTCGCAAATCGTGGTTTTGCCTAAGGATTTGAAGGCGCGTGAAGAATTACGCCTGAAGATCATCCAGGCGTTCAAGACCGATTTCCCCGAGGTGCGCGGTCGCGTGAAGTTGCTTCCGAATGGCCCTCCGGTTCCCTATCCGGTTCAGTTCCGTGTGACAGGCTTAGAAGTAAGTAAAGTCCGTGAAATTGCCGATCAGGTGAAGGCGGTGATGCGTGATAATCCTAATACCGTGGGCGTGAACGACAACTGGAACGAGTCGGTAAAGGTAATTCGTATCGATATGGATCAGGATAAGCTACGCGCCTTGGGCGTTACTTCGCAAAGTGTGATGCGCGCCGCAAATACGATTTTGACTGGTACTACCGTTGGTCAATTCCGTGACGGTAATAAACTGATCGATATCGTGGTGCGTCAACCAGTTGATGAGCGCTCAACCGTTGCGGCTTTGGGTGGTGCGAATATCCCAACCTCCGGCGGTAAATCGGTCCCATTGTCTCAATTGGCAAGAATTAAACTGGTATGGGAACCAGGTGTAGTCTGGCGCGAAGGTCGCGAATGGGCGGTTACAGTGCAATCGGATGTGGTTGACGGCATTCAGGGACCAACGGTTTCTTCGCAAATTTCTCCGAAACTCGATCTGATACGCGCCGGTTTGTTGCCTGGTTATAAGATCGAGCTTGCCGGAGCCGCTGCTGATAGTGGTAAGGCACAGGCGGCGATTGCGGCGATATTTCCTTTGGTTATCTTCATTATCTTCACGTTGCTTATGTTGCAATTGCACAGTTTTTCACGTGCTCTGTTAGTGTTTTTGACCGGACCTCTGGGGATTGCTGGTGCTGCAGCGGCTTTGTTGATCTTCCAGCGACCATTTGGCTTTGTTTCACTGTTGGGTGTGATTGCTCTGTTTGGCATGATTATCCGTAATTCAATTATTTTGATTGATCAGATTGAGCAGGATATCCAGGCCGGGTCCGCGGTATGGGATGCCATTGTCGAGGCTACCGTGAGGCGTTGTAGGCCTATCATTCTGACTGCGGCTGCAGCGGTGCTGGCGATGATTCCTTTGTCCAGATCGGTGTTCTGGGGCCCGATGGCGGTGGCAATTATGGGTGGCTTGATCATCGCCACTGCCCTGACTTTGCTTTTCCTGCCTGCTTTGTATGCAGCATGGTTTAGGGTGAAGCGGCCGGCATAA
- a CDS encoding efflux RND transporter periplasmic adaptor subunit translates to MKYSAAFGMASLMVLTACSRQVEKVEEIRPVRAMTVAAENAEIAAEFAGEVRPRIESKLGFRVGGKIISRKVDLGTEVRRGQVLMQLDPQDLGLAQAQARAGLSAAESSRDLARTELKRYQDLREKNFVGAAVLDGKEGAYKAAQANYEQALAAFKNQSNQAGYTTLVADVDGVVTAIDAEAGQVVAAGVPVLRIAQAGEMDVVIGIPEDKVGSIRKMKDIRVRMWANPTESITAKLRELSPIADPVTRTYTAKLALPLTAKDIRLGMTAVVTFVTKNPNAMIKLPMTALFQDKNVTSVWIVDNGTVKLVPVQLADSSGSDVLLASGVSIGQTVVTAGVNLLKPGQKVSILGAQPVANVDNKVSAANKSVAAGVTK, encoded by the coding sequence ATGAAGTATTCCGCGGCTTTCGGTATGGCGAGCCTTATGGTGTTGACAGCCTGCTCCAGGCAGGTAGAGAAGGTCGAGGAAATCCGGCCGGTCAGGGCCATGACAGTCGCGGCGGAAAATGCCGAGATTGCGGCTGAATTTGCCGGAGAAGTACGCCCTCGTATCGAGTCTAAATTAGGTTTTCGCGTAGGCGGGAAAATTATCTCTCGCAAAGTTGACCTGGGGACTGAGGTCAGGCGCGGCCAAGTCTTGATGCAGTTAGATCCGCAGGATCTCGGGTTGGCGCAAGCGCAAGCTAGGGCAGGCTTGAGTGCTGCGGAAAGTAGCCGTGATCTTGCCAGGACAGAATTGAAGCGTTATCAGGATTTAAGAGAGAAAAATTTTGTCGGTGCTGCAGTGTTGGATGGTAAAGAAGGTGCTTATAAGGCGGCCCAGGCGAATTATGAACAAGCGCTGGCGGCATTCAAAAATCAATCTAACCAGGCGGGGTATACCACTCTGGTCGCTGATGTGGATGGCGTCGTGACAGCGATTGATGCAGAAGCTGGGCAAGTTGTTGCGGCGGGCGTGCCTGTACTGAGAATCGCCCAGGCGGGTGAAATGGACGTGGTCATAGGAATACCGGAAGATAAGGTAGGCAGCATACGCAAAATGAAGGATATTCGCGTCCGTATGTGGGCCAACCCAACTGAAAGTATTACGGCGAAACTGCGCGAACTTTCTCCTATCGCTGACCCGGTTACCCGCACTTACACGGCAAAACTGGCATTGCCGTTAACGGCAAAGGATATCAGGCTGGGGATGACGGCAGTCGTGACTTTCGTTACCAAAAATCCTAATGCGATGATTAAATTGCCTATGACAGCCTTGTTTCAGGATAAAAATGTCACGTCGGTTTGGATTGTGGATAACGGTACTGTCAAGCTGGTTCCGGTTCAGTTGGCCGACTCTTCCGGTTCTGACGTCTTGCTGGCGTCCGGCGTATCGATAGGACAAACCGTGGTGACCGCTGGCGTGAATTTACTCAAGCCAGGTCAGAAGGTGAGCATACTTGGCGCCCAACCTGTCGCTAATGTGGACAATAAAGTTAGCGCTGCAAATAAGTCTGTGGCTGCCGGAGTGACTAAATGA
- a CDS encoding aminopeptidase P family protein, which translates to MSEHRKAQDAAKSVLERLPEVITARDTEQSIANKAHEMLRELGYPDTWYYHCPALVLLGSRSCMSVSGKTYQASDEQVGKSNLITIDLSPTREQYWGDCARSFPVEHGKVAIRPETLEFNNGIRFLEQLHLKMLNLVKPETTFGQLFEWTNVCIRESGFVNLDYRSNVGHSIATRKEDRQFIEANNPVPLGSIPFFSFEPFVRLKGGNWGFKHEDVFFFNQAGKLEML; encoded by the coding sequence ATTTCGGAACATCGCAAGGCGCAAGATGCCGCGAAATCGGTTCTTGAACGTTTACCGGAAGTAATTACGGCGCGCGACACCGAGCAAAGCATTGCCAACAAAGCGCACGAAATGCTGCGTGAACTTGGCTACCCGGACACTTGGTACTACCATTGCCCGGCCTTAGTTTTACTAGGCTCCCGCAGTTGCATGTCCGTTTCCGGCAAGACCTATCAGGCCAGCGATGAACAGGTAGGAAAATCCAATTTGATTACCATAGACCTGAGCCCGACACGCGAACAGTACTGGGGTGATTGTGCCCGCTCATTCCCGGTTGAACATGGCAAGGTCGCGATCCGGCCTGAAACACTGGAGTTTAACAATGGAATTCGCTTTCTCGAACAACTCCATCTGAAGATGCTCAATCTGGTAAAGCCTGAGACCACCTTCGGGCAATTATTTGAGTGGACCAATGTCTGCATACGGGAAAGCGGTTTTGTGAATCTGGACTACCGAAGCAATGTCGGGCATAGCATCGCCACCCGCAAGGAAGACCGGCAGTTCATAGAAGCAAACAATCCGGTACCACTGGGAAGTATTCCGTTTTTCAGCTTTGAGCCGTTTGTCAGATTAAAAGGCGGCAACTGGGGATTTAAACACGAGGATGTGTTTTTCTTCAATCAAGCAGGCAAGCTTGAAATGCTCTAA
- the hpnD gene encoding presqualene diphosphate synthase HpnD: protein MSPDEYCQQKAAQSGSSFYYSFLFLPLERRRAITALYAFCREVDDVVDESTDDAIARTKLTWWRKEIKAMLADQPTHPVTKALLPHMSAYALDGAHLLAIIDGMEMDLNQNRYLDFIALQKYCWHVAGVVGILSASIFGISNPRTKEFAEKLGLALQMTNIIRDVGEDARKGRIYLPVNELQQFNVPANDILNNRHSKEFEALMQFQFERAQSLYDDALQSLPAEDRKAQRTGLIMATIYRALLVEVQRDGFHVLNQRISLTPIRKLWLAWKTYIRG from the coding sequence ATGTCCCCAGACGAATATTGCCAACAAAAAGCTGCCCAGAGCGGCTCCAGTTTTTACTACAGCTTCCTATTTCTGCCATTGGAAAGGCGCCGCGCCATTACCGCCCTGTATGCGTTCTGCCGCGAAGTCGACGACGTGGTCGATGAAAGCACAGATGACGCCATTGCCCGCACCAAACTGACCTGGTGGCGCAAAGAAATTAAGGCGATGCTCGCTGACCAGCCTACCCATCCTGTGACGAAAGCCCTGTTGCCGCATATGAGTGCCTATGCACTTGATGGCGCGCATCTGCTGGCGATTATCGATGGCATGGAAATGGACCTGAATCAAAACCGCTACCTCGACTTTATCGCCTTGCAAAAATACTGCTGGCACGTTGCTGGCGTAGTTGGCATACTTTCTGCCAGTATTTTCGGCATCAGCAATCCGCGCACCAAGGAATTTGCGGAAAAACTCGGTCTGGCATTGCAAATGACCAATATCATTCGCGACGTCGGTGAAGATGCCCGCAAAGGCCGCATTTACCTACCTGTCAATGAATTACAGCAATTCAATGTGCCGGCCAACGACATCCTCAACAACCGACATAGCAAAGAATTTGAAGCGCTGATGCAATTTCAGTTTGAACGTGCCCAGAGCCTGTATGACGATGCGCTGCAATCATTACCCGCCGAAGACCGCAAGGCACAACGCACCGGCCTGATCATGGCAACGATCTATCGCGCCTTGCTGGTCGAAGTGCAGCGCGATGGCTTTCATGTATTAAATCAACGTATTTCACTGACTCCTATCCGCAAACTGTGGCTGGCCTGGAAGACTTACATCCGTGGCTAA